A window of Myxococcales bacterium contains these coding sequences:
- a CDS encoding FAD-binding oxidoreductase: MSVRERSHWAWGYEDAFPDEAARAKLAARLEAAGLGALSPTKPVARDAITLPASRIVPPYELRAFGSDDPGARIGHAYGKGYRDIVRAFRGEFPSPPDWVFFPETEEQIASIFTYCEREDVAIVPFGGGTSVVGGVETVLEKGFRGVVTLSLAKMANVVSVSKTDRTARIQGGASGPAIEAALATHGLTLRHYPQSFELSTLGGWIATRAGGHFATLHTHIDDFVQSVRMLTPRGLFETHKVPASGAGPSAKRLVLGSEGAFGVVVDAVLRLQEVPRWRGQATVTFASMDDGVRAIRALSQSGLHPSNCRLLDPVEALMHQVSKKGEAVLLLAFESADHPLEAWLERALSIATDLGGVCEEEGRYTASDGDAGPSGQSTWKAAFLAAPYLQSALVSLGVVVDTFETACTWETFPKLDAAIRADVQRALDEQCGGGIVSCRFTHVYPDGPAPYYTFLGKAKPGQELEQWAVIKEAASAAIRREGGTITHHHAVGRWHKAGYEAERPALFGDVLRAMKAKLDPRGILNPGVLI; encoded by the coding sequence ATGAGCGTTCGCGAGCGAAGCCACTGGGCCTGGGGTTACGAGGACGCGTTTCCCGACGAGGCTGCGAGGGCCAAGCTCGCGGCGAGGCTCGAGGCGGCGGGGCTCGGGGCCCTCTCTCCGACGAAGCCCGTGGCGCGCGACGCCATCACGTTGCCGGCGTCGCGCATCGTGCCCCCGTATGAGCTCCGGGCCTTCGGCAGCGACGATCCCGGTGCCCGCATCGGCCACGCCTACGGCAAAGGGTACCGCGACATCGTGCGGGCCTTCCGTGGCGAGTTCCCGAGCCCGCCCGACTGGGTCTTCTTCCCCGAGACCGAAGAGCAGATCGCCTCGATTTTCACCTACTGCGAGCGCGAGGACGTGGCCATCGTCCCGTTCGGAGGTGGCACGAGCGTCGTCGGTGGCGTCGAGACCGTGCTCGAGAAGGGCTTCCGCGGCGTCGTCACGCTCTCGCTCGCGAAGATGGCGAACGTCGTCTCGGTCTCCAAGACGGACCGGACGGCGCGCATCCAAGGGGGCGCCAGTGGTCCCGCCATCGAGGCTGCGCTCGCGACGCACGGGCTCACGCTCCGGCACTATCCCCAGAGCTTCGAGCTCTCCACGTTGGGTGGATGGATCGCGACCCGCGCGGGCGGCCACTTCGCGACGCTCCACACCCACATCGACGACTTCGTGCAGTCGGTCCGTATGCTGACGCCGCGGGGCCTCTTCGAGACGCACAAGGTGCCCGCTTCGGGGGCGGGTCCATCGGCGAAGCGGCTCGTGCTCGGCTCCGAAGGTGCGTTCGGTGTCGTCGTAGACGCCGTGCTCCGCCTGCAGGAGGTCCCGCGCTGGCGTGGGCAGGCCACGGTCACGTTCGCGAGCATGGACGACGGCGTCCGCGCGATTCGCGCTCTCTCGCAGTCGGGGCTCCACCCGTCGAACTGCCGCCTGCTCGACCCGGTCGAGGCGCTCATGCACCAGGTCTCGAAGAAGGGCGAGGCGGTGCTGCTCCTCGCGTTCGAGAGCGCCGATCACCCTCTCGAAGCCTGGCTCGAGCGCGCGCTGTCGATCGCGACCGATCTCGGGGGCGTCTGCGAGGAAGAGGGGCGTTACACGGCGTCCGACGGCGACGCGGGCCCGAGCGGCCAGTCCACCTGGAAGGCGGCGTTCCTCGCGGCGCCGTACCTCCAGAGCGCGCTCGTCTCGCTCGGCGTCGTCGTCGACACCTTCGAGACCGCCTGCACCTGGGAGACGTTCCCGAAGCTCGACGCGGCCATCCGCGCGGACGTGCAGCGCGCGCTCGACGAGCAGTGCGGCGGCGGCATCGTGTCGTGCCGCTTCACCCACGTCTATCCCGACGGCCCCGCGCCCTATTACACGTTCCTCGGCAAGGCGAAGCCGGGGCAGGAGCTCGAGCAATGGGCGGTCATCAAGGAGGCCGCCTCCGCCGCGATTCGCCGAGAAGGTGGGACGATCACCCACCATCACGCCGTCGGCCGCTGGCACAAGGCGGGGTACGAGGCGGAGCGCCCCGCGCTCTTCGGTGACGTGCTCCGCGCGATGAAGGCAAAGCTCGACCCTCGTGGGATCCTGAACCCCGGCGTGCTGATCTGA
- a CDS encoding TPM domain-containing protein: MSSSTNVRAVLARFAWFAVIVSLFVATFAPRVAFAFTPPTLEGPVTDKAKVLSVVEKERISDKVLALKAAHGHEVAVLVVPTLGGETVEDFAYKTAKAWGLGSAERDDGVLFLVATAERKIRIETGKGVGGDLTDVDASRIIRDNVAPELKSGRYGAGIEAGVDAIGARFSGVAPPAKPTSSGGGSGILFVLVVVVILVAIVAFIGLFIYLSALQANSRGGGGYGGTYGGGSDWSSGSSGGSDWSSGSSGGSDFGGGGGDFGGGGSSGDY; encoded by the coding sequence ATGTCGAGTTCGACGAACGTCCGCGCGGTCCTCGCGCGATTCGCGTGGTTCGCGGTCATCGTTTCGCTCTTCGTCGCGACGTTCGCTCCGCGCGTGGCCTTCGCCTTCACGCCGCCCACCCTCGAGGGCCCGGTCACCGACAAGGCCAAGGTCCTCTCGGTCGTCGAGAAGGAGCGCATCTCCGACAAGGTGCTCGCGCTCAAGGCCGCGCACGGTCACGAGGTCGCGGTGCTCGTCGTGCCCACGCTCGGCGGCGAGACCGTCGAAGACTTCGCCTACAAGACGGCGAAGGCGTGGGGCCTCGGCTCGGCCGAGCGCGACGACGGCGTGCTCTTCCTCGTGGCCACGGCCGAACGAAAGATCCGAATCGAGACCGGCAAGGGTGTGGGCGGCGACCTCACGGACGTCGACGCGAGCCGCATCATCCGGGACAACGTCGCCCCCGAGCTCAAGAGCGGGCGCTACGGCGCCGGCATCGAGGCCGGGGTCGACGCGATCGGCGCGCGGTTCTCCGGGGTCGCGCCGCCCGCGAAGCCCACGTCGAGCGGGGGCGGCTCGGGCATCCTCTTCGTCCTCGTCGTGGTGGTGATCCTGGTCGCGATCGTCGCGTTCATCGGCCTCTTCATCTATCTCTCCGCGCTCCAGGCCAACTCACGGGGCGGTGGCGGCTACGGCGGGACGTACGGCGGGGGCTCCGATTGGTCGAGCGGGAGCTCGGGCGGCAGCGATTGGTCGAGTGGGAGCTCGGGCGGCAGCGACTTCGGCGGAGGCGGGGGCGACTTCGGAGGCGGGGGCTCGAGCGGCGACTACTGA
- a CDS encoding LemA family protein codes for MKKRSAFALPWLARHALVKLAFVLGLVGLFFVPGCQNYDQLVEKDQICEQKWADYEAQLQRRYDLVPNLVNTVKASAKHEADTLAKVTEARASATSIKLSGDDFTDPEKMAAFQKAQDQLKGSLSRLLVANEAYPELKGNQAFRDLQVQLEGTENRILRSREEYNNAVRVYNTELKKIKGQVVNKATGKPFKERVYFSASSEAQAAPKVNF; via the coding sequence ATGAAAAAACGCTCCGCCTTCGCGCTCCCCTGGCTCGCGCGTCATGCGCTCGTGAAGCTCGCCTTCGTCCTCGGCCTCGTCGGGCTCTTCTTCGTGCCCGGCTGCCAGAACTACGACCAGCTCGTCGAGAAGGACCAAATCTGCGAGCAGAAATGGGCCGACTACGAGGCGCAGCTCCAGCGCCGGTACGACCTCGTGCCGAACCTCGTGAACACGGTGAAGGCCTCCGCCAAACACGAGGCGGACACCCTCGCCAAGGTCACCGAGGCGCGCGCCTCGGCCACGAGCATCAAGCTCTCGGGCGACGACTTCACCGACCCCGAGAAGATGGCCGCCTTCCAGAAGGCACAAGACCAGCTGAAGGGCTCGCTCTCGCGGCTCCTCGTCGCCAACGAGGCGTACCCCGAGCTCAAGGGAAACCAGGCCTTCCGCGACCTCCAGGTGCAGCTCGAAGGCACCGAGAACCGCATCCTCCGATCGCGTGAGGAATACAACAATGCGGTCCGCGTCTACAACACGGAGCTCAAGAAGATCAAAGGGCAAGTGGTCAACAAGGCCACCGGCAAGCCGTTCAAGGAGCGCGTCTACTTCAGCGCCTCGAGCGAGGCCCAGGCCGCACCCAAGGTCAATTTCTGA
- a CDS encoding YdcF family protein: MTRRKERRTSSVLVVLVASLGLGCARDLTTLAARTPPRLGRAPVPARADLLCGEWRRAVDYDRDASSHTSFPELDTSRSCYVEVSHDERGLRAGPVPAGCGFPSDVVTSRAHLLGRAALYDRVARGDLAVLPRELSCSLPTEVRESAARHNAAVFRALSAIETPRRYPYAAALVPGYGALRQDTSVLVGAKPGDTCRALDGAELEKLGVNVLRAQRGAAVVRDGVAPVLVVSGGAVHSDLVEAFALEHVARCRFGIPASRIVVDPCADHTHTNLRNAGAVVVGLGAKVAYLVTDPYLQSEYLGDFMAFDAIGGSVDQRSLRDFGYLVGAWRRASRGTLGGFWYTPYRFWGDDGPLRDATCLTDVVSPRP; this comes from the coding sequence ATGACGCGGCGCAAGGAACGCAGGACGAGCTCGGTCCTCGTGGTGCTCGTCGCCTCGCTCGGCCTCGGGTGCGCGAGAGACCTCACGACCCTCGCGGCGCGCACGCCCCCGCGCCTCGGCCGAGCGCCCGTGCCTGCGCGCGCGGACCTCCTCTGCGGCGAGTGGCGACGAGCGGTCGACTACGATCGCGACGCGAGCTCCCACACCTCGTTCCCCGAGCTCGACACGTCGCGGAGCTGTTACGTCGAGGTCTCGCACGACGAGCGAGGGCTTCGGGCCGGGCCCGTGCCCGCGGGCTGCGGCTTCCCGAGCGACGTCGTCACGTCGCGCGCGCACCTTCTGGGTCGCGCGGCGCTCTACGACCGCGTCGCGCGAGGCGACCTCGCGGTGCTCCCGCGGGAGCTCTCGTGCAGCTTGCCTACGGAGGTGCGCGAGTCGGCCGCGCGGCACAACGCGGCGGTTTTTCGCGCGCTCTCCGCGATCGAGACGCCGAGGCGCTACCCCTACGCGGCCGCGCTCGTTCCGGGCTACGGCGCCCTTCGCCAAGACACGAGCGTGCTCGTCGGGGCGAAGCCGGGGGACACGTGCCGAGCGCTCGACGGCGCGGAGCTCGAGAAGCTCGGGGTCAACGTCCTTCGCGCCCAGCGCGGCGCGGCGGTGGTTCGAGACGGCGTGGCGCCGGTCCTCGTGGTGAGCGGGGGCGCCGTGCACTCGGACCTCGTCGAGGCCTTCGCGCTCGAGCACGTCGCGCGGTGCCGCTTCGGGATCCCGGCGTCGCGGATCGTCGTGGACCCGTGCGCGGACCACACACACACGAACCTCCGCAACGCTGGCGCTGTCGTGGTGGGGCTCGGGGCGAAGGTCGCCTACCTCGTGACGGACCCGTACCTCCAATCCGAATACCTCGGTGATTTCATGGCCTTCGACGCGATCGGAGGGTCGGTCGATCAGCGGAGCCTCCGCGACTTCGGCTACCTCGTCGGAGCGTGGCGGCGCGCGAGCCGAGGCACGCTCGGTGGGTTCTGGTACACGCCATATCGCTTCTGGGGAGACGACGGTCCGCTCCGCGACGCGACGTGCCTCACGGACGTCGTCTCGCCGCGGCCGTGA
- a CDS encoding M23 family metallopeptidase — MRFPMEQARAFANSQVYGNGGGQGPGGGQCDAVNYAYPWHDNYCESRSYSMPLCPAGTGHQGQDIRPATCVKDTHWAVAAEAGTITSVGSYSVYLTAADGTRFDYLHMSQVQVAVGARVTKGQRLGKVSNVFGGTPTTIHLHFNIRQSVANVGAVYVPPYTSLVESYKRANGLAPTPDAGAADARATDARATDARATDARATDARAADGAVLPEEPEEPGVPVGPESPDELPTPEGELQAEQGAGLEPIAEEGCNGSGSAPSYGLVGLGAFVSLAALRRRRVKA, encoded by the coding sequence ATGCGCTTCCCCATGGAGCAGGCGCGCGCCTTCGCGAACTCCCAAGTGTACGGGAACGGCGGCGGACAAGGCCCTGGTGGCGGCCAGTGCGACGCCGTGAACTACGCCTACCCGTGGCACGACAACTACTGCGAGTCGCGCTCCTACTCGATGCCGCTCTGCCCGGCGGGCACGGGCCACCAAGGGCAAGACATTCGGCCTGCGACCTGCGTCAAGGACACCCACTGGGCCGTCGCCGCGGAGGCGGGCACCATCACGAGCGTCGGCAGCTACTCCGTGTATCTTACAGCTGCCGACGGCACGCGCTTCGACTACCTCCACATGAGCCAGGTTCAGGTGGCCGTGGGCGCGCGGGTCACGAAGGGCCAGCGGCTCGGCAAAGTGTCGAACGTCTTCGGGGGCACTCCCACGACGATTCACCTCCACTTCAACATTCGTCAGAGCGTCGCCAACGTGGGCGCGGTGTACGTGCCCCCGTACACGTCGCTCGTCGAGTCGTACAAGCGCGCGAACGGCTTGGCTCCCACCCCCGACGCCGGCGCGGCCGACGCGCGCGCCACCGACGCACGCGCCACCGACGCACGCGCCACCGACGCACGCGCCACCGACGCACGCGCCGCCGACGGAGCCGTCCTCCCCGAGGAGCCCGAGGAGCCGGGCGTCCCGGTCGGGCCCGAGAGCCCCGACGAGCTGCCGACCCCCGAAGGTGAGCTCCAGGCCGAACAGGGAGCGGGCCTCGAGCCGATCGCCGAAGAGGGGTGCAACGGCTCGGGCTCGGCCCCCTCGTACGGGCTCGTCGGCCTCGGCGCGTTCGTGTCGCTCGCGGCGCTCCGCCGACGCCGCGTCAAGGCATGA
- a CDS encoding aldo/keto reductase: MKERPLGRTGRRLPIVGQGTWRLESESRAEAVRALQRGIELGLTHIDTAELFGRGAVEELVGEAIAGYRGSVFLSSKVVPEHATYAGTLLACERSLRRLRTDRLDLYLVQRPSEHPLEETMRAMETLKHEGKILHYGVSNFDVADLEHACTLVGAENVACNQVLYHLGERDIEHVLLPVCERLGVSVVGYSPFGSGDFPDPASPEGRVLVDIGRKYFVGPRAVALAFLVRRDSLFAIPKATTPAHVDDNARAGALELTPYEIARIDATFGLGPPRSHLPTV, from the coding sequence ATGAAGGAGCGGCCGCTCGGGCGCACCGGGCGCCGCTTGCCGATCGTCGGCCAGGGCACCTGGCGGCTCGAGAGCGAGAGCCGGGCCGAGGCCGTGCGCGCGCTGCAGAGAGGCATCGAGCTCGGTCTCACCCACATCGACACGGCGGAGCTCTTCGGGAGGGGGGCCGTCGAAGAGCTCGTGGGCGAGGCCATCGCGGGCTACCGCGGCTCGGTCTTCTTGTCGTCGAAGGTCGTCCCCGAGCACGCCACCTACGCGGGGACGCTGCTCGCGTGCGAGCGCTCGCTCCGCAGGCTCCGCACCGACAGGCTCGATCTCTACCTCGTCCAGCGCCCTTCGGAGCACCCGCTCGAAGAGACGATGCGCGCCATGGAGACGCTGAAACACGAGGGGAAAATCCTGCACTACGGAGTGAGCAACTTCGACGTGGCGGACCTCGAGCACGCATGCACCCTCGTGGGCGCCGAGAACGTCGCCTGCAACCAGGTGCTCTACCACCTCGGCGAGCGCGACATCGAGCACGTGCTGCTCCCCGTCTGCGAGCGCCTGGGCGTCTCGGTCGTCGGGTACTCGCCGTTCGGTTCGGGCGACTTCCCCGACCCCGCGAGCCCCGAGGGGCGCGTCTTGGTCGACATCGGGAGAAAGTACTTCGTCGGGCCGAGGGCCGTCGCGCTCGCGTTCCTCGTGAGGCGCGACTCGCTCTTCGCCATCCCGAAGGCGACGACCCCGGCTCACGTCGACGACAACGCGCGCGCAGGGGCCCTCGAGCTCACGCCGTACGAAATCGCTCGCATCGACGCCACCTTCGGGCTCGGCCCGCCTCGCTCACACCTGCCTACTGTGTAG
- a CDS encoding HD domain-containing protein: protein MISDLYGGLLPVALGRLVGAPASHDASHVLRVVENATRLAEAERADVDVCRIAALLHELVNLPKDHPESHTSGDLCAIEAARVLGEHGASRAFVVSVSDAIRDHAFSKGALPTTLEGKILQDADRLDAIGAVGVARCMATAAEMRSRFYDPSDPFAASRALDDRKNALDHFAKKLFRIPERLHTATARTLAAPRVAFMRAFVDALAAECGFEPPWSFPTQ from the coding sequence ATGATCTCGGATCTTTACGGCGGTCTTTTACCCGTCGCGTTGGGCCGACTCGTCGGGGCGCCGGCGAGCCACGACGCCTCTCACGTGCTCCGGGTGGTCGAGAACGCCACGCGGCTCGCCGAGGCCGAGCGGGCCGACGTCGACGTGTGTCGGATCGCGGCCTTGCTCCACGAGCTCGTGAACCTCCCGAAGGACCACCCCGAGTCGCACACGTCGGGAGACTTGTGCGCGATCGAGGCGGCTCGGGTGCTCGGTGAGCATGGCGCGAGCCGCGCGTTCGTGGTCTCCGTGAGCGACGCCATCCGTGACCACGCCTTCTCGAAGGGCGCCCTGCCGACCACCCTTGAGGGGAAGATCCTCCAAGACGCCGATCGGCTCGACGCGATCGGGGCCGTCGGCGTCGCGCGGTGCATGGCCACGGCCGCCGAGATGCGGAGCCGCTTCTACGACCCGTCCGATCCGTTCGCCGCGTCGCGCGCCCTCGACGACCGCAAGAACGCCCTCGATCACTTCGCGAAGAAGCTCTTTCGCATCCCCGAGCGGCTCCACACGGCCACGGCGCGTACGCTCGCGGCCCCTCGGGTCGCGTTCATGCGCGCCTTCGTCGACGCGCTCGCGGCCGAGTGCGGGTTCGAGCCACCCTGGAGCTTTCCTACACAGTAG
- a CDS encoding TIGR00730 family Rossman fold protein: protein MYCGSRPGARPEYREAAIELGRALARKQITLVYGGASVGLMGAVADAALDAGGDVIGILPRWLEAKEVGHERLKELHIVDSMHTRKARMIERSDAFVALPGGLGTFDELFEVLTWAQVGLHTKPVGLLDVGGYFEPFRALVRHAVIEGFALPEHEGLFVSDPDPHELVEKLCSFERPVYGSKWVDGPKGP, encoded by the coding sequence GTGTATTGTGGTTCTCGCCCCGGGGCCCGCCCCGAGTACCGCGAGGCGGCCATCGAGCTCGGGAGGGCCCTCGCCCGAAAGCAGATCACCCTCGTCTACGGCGGCGCGAGCGTCGGGCTCATGGGGGCCGTCGCGGACGCCGCGCTCGACGCGGGCGGCGACGTGATCGGCATCTTGCCGCGGTGGCTCGAGGCGAAGGAGGTCGGGCACGAGCGCCTCAAGGAGCTCCACATCGTCGACTCGATGCACACCCGCAAGGCCCGGATGATCGAGCGCTCCGACGCCTTCGTCGCGCTGCCGGGCGGGCTCGGGACGTTCGACGAGCTCTTCGAGGTCCTCACGTGGGCGCAGGTCGGCCTCCACACGAAGCCCGTGGGCCTGCTCGACGTGGGAGGCTACTTCGAGCCCTTCCGTGCGCTCGTGCGGCACGCCGTGATCGAGGGGTTCGCCCTGCCGGAGCACGAGGGCCTCTTCGTGTCCGATCCCGACCCGCACGAGCTCGTCGAGAAGCTCTGCTCGTTCGAGCGCCCCGTCTACGGCTCGAAGTGGGTGGATGGGCCAAAAGGGCCATGA
- a CDS encoding protein kinase, with product MPADDFGLVGHTIDQLRFDEVVDGGGFGLVYRATHMGLGEPVAVKCLRIDKNVDEKLTASFFQRFRDETRILYRLSQGTLDIVRGISSGTLRSPKTNEDVPYMVLEWLDGHTLSHELRGRVQASRPYTIDEVMELFAPVFSALAHAHAQGIVHRDIKPGNLFFTRARDGKMRIKVLDFGLAKIYEPTLGVTPSVETMKGVALCSPSYGAPEQFVKRFGDIGPWTDVYALGLVILELLSLKKARHADTLVEGLGKAIAKETASPTAESLGVSLPPAVSLVLERAVARETRVRPADAARFERELHEAIAQTRAAAGGARREGGPSAMAATIVRPDAQADDLKATNVLPPRSAAPNALKSTALLPQGMGPQSMGAAMPPRTSSNSQLAAVRPSSPPGPPGHAAHRAQPAPHGPPQHAAHPGAHPAHANAHLHAQQAGRRPSHGAMASPFPPRGPENRPSSGPPQPMLSPLPGPPPPMPATMYGQGGFMRVPPSANGPSSSQGDRVSSVSAQGPAQAPGNGKLIAVVLAFVSAALIVGAYIAYDKLVRHGTFAPAADHAEGHA from the coding sequence ATGCCCGCAGACGACTTCGGCCTCGTCGGTCACACGATCGACCAGCTCCGCTTCGACGAGGTCGTCGACGGCGGCGGCTTCGGTCTCGTGTACCGGGCCACGCACATGGGGCTCGGCGAGCCCGTGGCCGTCAAATGCCTCCGCATCGACAAGAACGTCGACGAGAAGCTCACGGCCTCGTTTTTCCAGCGGTTCCGTGACGAGACGCGCATCCTCTACCGGCTAAGCCAAGGCACCTTGGACATCGTCCGGGGCATCTCGAGCGGCACGCTCCGATCGCCGAAGACGAACGAGGACGTGCCCTACATGGTGCTCGAGTGGCTCGACGGGCACACGCTCTCCCACGAGCTTCGCGGCCGGGTGCAGGCCTCCCGGCCCTACACCATCGACGAGGTCATGGAGCTCTTCGCGCCGGTCTTCTCGGCGCTCGCGCACGCCCACGCGCAGGGCATCGTGCACCGGGACATCAAACCCGGGAACCTCTTCTTCACGCGCGCGCGCGACGGAAAAATGCGCATCAAGGTGCTCGATTTCGGCCTCGCCAAGATCTACGAGCCCACCCTCGGTGTGACCCCGAGCGTCGAGACCATGAAGGGGGTCGCGCTCTGCTCGCCTTCGTACGGGGCGCCGGAGCAGTTCGTGAAGCGCTTCGGCGACATCGGCCCCTGGACCGACGTGTACGCGCTCGGGCTCGTCATCCTCGAGCTTCTCTCGCTGAAGAAGGCGCGTCACGCCGACACGCTCGTCGAGGGGCTCGGAAAGGCCATCGCCAAAGAGACGGCCTCGCCCACCGCGGAGAGCCTCGGGGTGAGCCTCCCGCCGGCCGTATCTCTCGTGCTCGAGCGTGCCGTCGCGCGGGAGACGCGGGTGCGCCCGGCGGACGCGGCCCGCTTCGAGCGCGAGCTCCACGAGGCGATCGCGCAGACACGCGCGGCTGCCGGAGGGGCGCGACGCGAAGGCGGACCGAGCGCCATGGCGGCGACCATCGTGAGGCCCGACGCGCAGGCCGACGACCTCAAGGCGACGAACGTGCTCCCCCCTCGCTCCGCGGCGCCGAACGCGCTGAAGAGCACGGCGCTCCTCCCTCAAGGCATGGGCCCACAGAGCATGGGCGCCGCGATGCCGCCGCGGACGTCCTCCAACTCTCAGCTGGCCGCGGTCCGTCCTTCGAGCCCCCCGGGCCCTCCAGGGCACGCCGCGCACAGAGCGCAGCCCGCCCCCCACGGACCGCCCCAACACGCCGCGCACCCCGGCGCCCACCCCGCCCACGCGAACGCCCACCTCCACGCGCAACAGGCCGGGAGGCGCCCCTCGCACGGGGCGATGGCTTCCCCGTTTCCGCCGCGAGGGCCGGAGAATCGCCCCTCGTCGGGCCCTCCGCAGCCGATGCTGAGCCCTCTCCCCGGTCCACCGCCACCCATGCCGGCGACGATGTACGGGCAAGGCGGCTTCATGCGCGTCCCGCCGTCGGCGAACGGGCCTTCGTCGTCCCAGGGCGACCGCGTCTCGAGCGTGAGCGCCCAAGGGCCGGCGCAGGCTCCTGGGAACGGCAAGCTCATCGCGGTCGTGCTCGCGTTCGTCTCGGCCGCGCTCATCGTGGGGGCGTACATCGCGTACGACAAGCTGGTTCGTCACGGCACGTTCGCCCCCGCGGCGGACCACGCGGAGGGTCACGCATGA
- a CDS encoding NAD(P)H-binding protein has product MKVFVAGATGATGQVFIPMAEKAGIELTLHVRPQSREKSPLGSDPRAAVFDLADEAALDTALRGHDAIVSFVGTMRSRFAQGDDYASSDVASAKSLGASAERVGVPRILLLSSVGAGGAGAYLKMKLECEQAVQRPGIAWTVFRPSVLVSPEWAADGTHGKRRSPPGLSALFAGLGCLPGLRGFADDTKPIPLERVCQGFVDALLHPDAYHDRVVLGRDLWKLPMP; this is encoded by the coding sequence ATGAAGGTGTTCGTCGCAGGGGCCACCGGCGCGACCGGCCAGGTGTTCATCCCGATGGCCGAAAAAGCGGGTATCGAGCTCACCCTCCACGTCCGCCCCCAATCCCGGGAGAAGTCGCCCCTCGGGAGCGATCCGCGCGCCGCGGTCTTCGATCTCGCGGACGAGGCCGCCCTCGACACGGCGCTCCGAGGTCACGACGCGATCGTCTCGTTCGTCGGCACCATGCGGAGCCGCTTCGCCCAAGGCGACGACTACGCCTCGAGCGACGTCGCGTCCGCGAAGAGCCTCGGAGCCAGCGCCGAGCGCGTGGGCGTGCCTCGCATCCTCTTGCTCAGCTCCGTCGGCGCGGGCGGCGCGGGCGCTTACCTCAAAATGAAGCTCGAGTGCGAACAGGCCGTCCAGCGCCCGGGCATCGCGTGGACCGTCTTTCGGCCGAGCGTGCTCGTGAGCCCCGAATGGGCCGCCGACGGCACCCACGGCAAGCGCCGCTCGCCTCCGGGGCTCTCGGCGCTCTTCGCCGGCCTCGGCTGCCTCCCCGGTCTGCGCGGCTTCGCCGACGACACGAAGCCCATCCCCCTCGAGCGCGTCTGCCAGGGCTTCGTCGACGCGCTCCTCCACCCGGACGCGTACCACGACCGCGTCGTGCTCGGGCGCGATCTGTGGAAATTGCCGATGCCCTGA